The following proteins are encoded in a genomic region of Plasmodium sp. gorilla clade G2 genome assembly, chromosome: 2:
- a CDS encoding serine repeat antigen 4, putative, with protein sequence MKLNIFLFATIYVLFNEKLIKCATTSTTSVGGANPGGSEGPNPGASSNQGKDTVANPNPGQRSDNTVSSSPGKQTPDAISGGALADNKENPGSISNTQSSLEKPENNKPIVSAMLKNYNGVKVTGTCGADFGLFLVPHIYVHVKSKDTEIELSTELAPPEMPTKFDKTKLKNDCEKDVTKKFKFVAYINKDVLVFKWKVYTEGTTKEQMVKDVDVMKYILPNLKQPITSIQVHSWTGNKDSYILESKDYVLGDGMPEKCDAIATDCFLSGFTDIGKCFQCKLLMQEKNTNDSCFKYVSENQKELINHQLEVKGEDDEESSEYQLSESVRNILKNMYKENDDNKKKELLNFENVNNDLKSELLNYCNLLKEVDMNNLLKDHELGNEEDIFNNLTKLLEEHKEENDNVLYHKMKNEALCLKNVNDWMKNKTGLILPQLTYDLTDENNDFTELTQNKNYTSENIVDKLYCNNEYCNRLKDHNNCVSKINVEDQKNCALSWAFASKYHLETIKCMKGYEPVNTSALYVANCGKNENKNVCTEGSNPLVFLQTVEEKGFLPTELNYPYDQSKVGDVCPEVQNDWDNAFENTKVLDYNNEQFSLGTKGYTAYESEHYEDNMDLFIDMVKREVQNKGSVIAYVKAENVLGYELNGKKVQNLCGDKTPDHVVNIVGYGNYLNDEGEKKSYWLVRNSWGKYWGDDGYFKVDMYGPSNCENNFIHSVVVFNVDLPVNENFDKKEHDIYNYYLKNSPEFYQNLYYKTFNSNKEEKSMNNNSYVYGQDAPTQENQPLVSGIQQPAESSGSGTQQQKESAGSATQQHTTSSGNGGQSTESSSTRSQTGLPGNGGSQVRGSPSQERQQESGSLSTDGSTSAAGVTQETPLSTAEVKSGEKIQIMHVLKHIKNSIVKRGLVKYDHEFEVGDNSCSRTTSKNAENYEECVEICKDNWYSCRGTPVPGYCLSAFDKKNECDFCYV encoded by the exons ATGaagttaaatatttttttgttcgcAACCATAt atgtattatttaatgaaaaGTTAATAAAATGTGCAACCACCAGTACTACTTCAGTTGGTGGTGCAAATCCGGGTGGAAGTGAAGGTCCAAATCCAGGTGCAAGTTCAAATCAAGGTAAAGATACAGTTGCAAATCCTAATCCAGGTCAAAGATCAGATAATACAGTTTCATCTTCACCTGGAAAACAAACCCCAGATGCTATATCAGGAGGCGCTCTTGctgataataaagaaaatccTGGTTCCATATCTAATACACAATCTTCATTAGAAAAAcctgaaaataataaacctATAGTTTCTGCtatgttaaaaaattataatggaGTAAAAGTGACTGGAACATGTGGTGCAGATTTCGGTTTATTTTTAGTACCTCATATTTATGTACATGTTAAATCAAAAGATACTGAAATTGAATTATCAACAGAATTAGCACCACCAGAAATGCCAACAAAATTTGATAAGACTAAATTGAAAAATGATTGTGAGAAAGatgttacaaaaaaatttaagtTCGTagcatatattaataaggaTGTTTTAGTTTTTAAATGGAAAGTATACACAGAAGGAACAACCAAGGAACAAa tgGTTAAAGATGTGGATGTAATGAAGTACATATTACCAAATTTAAAACAACCAATAACATCCATTCAAGTACATAGCTGGACAGGAAATAAAGATTCTTATATACTTGAAAGTAAAGATTATGTCTTAGGGGATGGAATGCCTG aaaaatGTGATGCTATAGCTACCGATTGTTTCTTAAGTGGATTTACTGATATCGGCAAATGCTTCCAATGTAAATTGTTAATgcaagaaaaaaatacaaatgattCTTGTTTCAAATACGTTTCAGAAAAtcaaaaagaattaataaatcACCAATTAGAAGTCAAAGgagaagatgatgaagaatcTAGTGAATATCAATTAAGCGAATCAGTAAGGAACATATTGAAAAATATGTACAAAGAGAATGatgacaataaaaaaaaagaattattaaattttgaaaacgtgaataatgatttaaaatctgaattattaaattattgtaatttattaaaagaagtaGATATGAATAATCTTTTGAAAGATCATGAATTAGgaaatgaagaagatatatttaataacttAACAAAATTGTTAGAGGAacataaagaagaaaatgataatgtactttatcataaaatgaaaaatgaagCATTGtgtttaaaaaatgtaaatgactggatgaaaaataaaacaggATTAATATTACCACAATTAACATATGATTTAACAGATGAAAACAATGATTTTACCGAGCTcacacaaaataaaaattatacttCTGAAAATATTGTAGATAAATTATATTGTAATAATGAATATTGCAATAGATTAAAAGATCATAATAATTGTGTATCCAAAATAAATGTAGAAGATCAAAAGAATTGTGCCTTATCATGGGCTTTTGCATCTAAATATCATTTAGAAACTATTAAATGTATGAAAGGATATGAACCTGTAAATACATCTGCTTTATATGTTGCAAACTGtggtaaaaatgaaaataaaaatgtatgtaCTGAAGGATCGAATCCATTAGTATTCTTACAAACCGTTGAAGAAAAAGGATTCTTACCAACAGAATTAAATTATCCATATGATCAATCTAAAGTTGGAGATGTATGTCCAGAGGTACAAAATGACTGGGATAATGCATTTGAAAATACTAAAGTATTAGATTATAACAATGAACAATTTTCTTTAGGCACCAAAGGATATACTGCATATGAAAGTGAACATTATGAGGATAATATGGATTTATTTATAGATATGGTAAAGAGGGAAGTTCAAAATAAAGGTTCAGTTATTGCTTATGTAAAAGCTGAAAATGTCTTAGGATATGAATTAAACGGAAAGAAGGTTCAAAATTTATGTGGTGATAAAACACCTGACCATGTAGTTAATATTGTTGGTTATggtaattatttaaatgatgaaGGTGAGAAAAAATCTTATTGGCTTGTAAGAAATAGCTGGGGTAAATATTGGGGAGATGATGGTTACTTTAAAGTTGATATGTATGGACCATCAAACTGTGAAAATAATTTCATCCACAGTGTAGTAGTATTTAATGTTGATTTACCTGTAAATGAAAATTTCGATAAAAAAGAgcatgatatatataattactacTTGAAGAATTCTCCAGAATTCTATCAAAACctttattataaaacatttaattCAAATAAAGAGGAAAAATCTATGAATAACAATTCTTATGTTTATGGTCAAGATGCACCAACACAAGAAAATCAACCATTAGTAAGTGGAATACAACAACCGGCAGAATCATCAGGTAGTGGAACACAACAACAGAAAGAATCAGCAGGTAGTGCAACACAACAACATACAACATCATCAGGTAATGGAGGACAATCGACAGAATCATCATCAACTAGATCTCAAACAGGATTACCAGGAAATGGAGGTTCACAAGTAAGAGGATCACCCTCACAAGAAAGGCAACAAGAATCAGGGTCATTATCAACAGATGGATCAACATCAGCAGCTGGAGTAACACAAGAAACACCCTTATCTACTGCGGAAGTAAAAAGTGGTGAAAAGATCCAAATAATGCATGTATTGAAACATATAAAGAACAGTATAGTTAAAAGAGGTTTAGTTAAATATGATCATGAATTTGAAGTAGGAGATAATTCTTGTTCAAGAACTACTTCAAAAAATGCAGAAAATTATGAAGAATGTGTAGAAATTTGCAAAGATAACTGGTATTCTTGTAGAGGAACACCTGTTCCTGGATATTGTTTAAGTGCTTTtgataagaaaaatgaaTGTGATTTCTGTTATGTTTAA
- a CDS encoding serine repeat antigen 5: protein MKMKSYISLLFILCVIFNKNIIKCTGGSEEGSPAESQPGSSDGSQTGSSAGIPGGSESDSAGQISVPSPEPRAEQSSPGGSVQGPEESAGQSSNEVSGGASVQKTVTPPVTPSPTTSSENKNSILVKSALLKDYMGVKVTGPCNENFVMFLVPHIYIEVDTEDTYIELRTSLRETDNFLLFESNSGSLEKKKYVKEEPKETSKENPTNGSVTGQDETPLSEVQAGASSSQSIGDAGASSTPSAGSANPATEEKKRNLHNICKEGKKFKFVVYIKENTLILKWKVYGEPNDNQVDVRKYMINEKESPITSILIHSYKEHNETNLIESKNYVLRSDVPEKCDALASNCFLSGNFNIEKCFQCALLVEPEKNKDECFKYLSEDIRNKFTEIKAETEDDDEDDYTEYKLTESIDNILIKMFKTNEKNEKSELIKLEEVDDSLKLELMNYCSLLKDVDTSGTLDNYEMGNEMDIFNNLKRLLIYHSEENINTLKNKFRNAAVCLKNVDDWIVNKRGLVLPEFNYDLEYFNEDLYNEKNSEEDNNNNKEKGVINVNKNVEKENSSSHDSTNNMFCNKEYCNRLKDENNCISKLEVEDQGNCDTAWIFASKYHLETIRCMKGYEPTKISALYVANCYKGEHKDRCDEGSSPMEFLQIIEDYGFLPKESNYPYNYVKVGEQCPTVQDYWVNLWDNTKVLTSKNEPNSLDGKGYTAYESEKFQDNMEAFINIIKTEVMNKGSVIAYIKAENVMGYEFSGKKVQNLCGDDTADHAVNIVGYGNYMNNEGEKKSYWIVRNSWGPYWGDEGYFKVDMYGPTHCHFNFIHSVVIFNLDLPMNNKTTKKESKIYDYYLKASPDFYHNLYFKNFHVDNKKLFSEKEDNENNKKLSNNYFIFGQDTEEQGEGGQGNSDALGSAQNVTSQASGETGKEKSDPKASDVTVPNQATGDSGQVNSVSSVPTEKGSKEVLGENGQAKSVPSVTEQEGSNQASERVHVYHVLKHIKDSKIRMALRKYMDTLEVGNRHSCTRAYAFDQDNYEKCVQFCNKNWSTCENKASPGHCLSKLETNKECYFCYV, encoded by the exons atgaaaatgaagTCATATATTTCCttgttattcatattat gtgttatatttaacaaaaatattataaaatgtacCGGAGGAAGTGAAGAAGGAAGTCCAGCTGAAAGTCAACCTGGAAGTTCAGATGGAAGTCAAACTGGAAGTTCAGCCGGAATTCCAGGAGGAAGTGAAAGCGATAGTGCGGGACAAATTTCAGTACCCAGTCCAGAACCACGTGCAGAACAAAGTTCACCAGGTGGTTCAGTACAAGGTCCAGAAGAAAGTGCAGGACAAAGTTCAAATGAAGTTTCAGGAGGTGCTTCAGTACAAAAGACAGTTACTCCACCAGTAACACCATCTCCAACCACTTCttcagaaaataaaaattcaatTTTGGTAAAATCCGCTTTATTAAAAGATTATATGGGTGTAAAAGTTACTGGTCCATGTAACGAAAATTTTGTTATGTTCTTAGTtcctcatatatatattgaagtTGATACAGAAGATACTTATATCGAATTAAGAACATCATTGAGAGAAACAGataatttcttattatttgaatCAAACAGTGGttcattagaaaaaaaaaaatatgtaaaagaaGAACCAAAAGAAACTAGTAAAGAAAATCCAACTAACGGAAGTGTTACAGGTCAAGATGAAACACCTTTGTCTGAAGTTCAAGCAGGAGCAAGTTCCTCTCAAAGTATAGGTGACGCAGGAGCAAGTTCCACTCCAAGTGCAGGTTCAGCAAATCCCGCTActgaagaaaagaaaagaaatttacataatatatgtaaagaaGGCAAAAAATTCAAGTTCGTAGTTTATATTAAGGAGAATACATTAATACTTAAATGGAAAGTATATGGAGAACCAAATG ataacCAAGTTGATGTAAGAAAGTATAtgataaatgaaaaagaaagcCCAATTACTAGTATACTAATACATTCATACAAAGAACATAATGAGACAAACTTAATAGAAAGTAAAAACTATGTGTTAAGATCAGACGTCCCAG aaaaatGTGATGCTTTAGCTTCTAACTGCTTTTTAAGTGgtaattttaatattgaaaaatgCTTTCAATGCGCCCTTTTAGTAGAACccgaaaaaaataaagatgaatGTTTCAAATACTTATCTGAAGATATTAGAAATAAATTCACCGAAATAAAAGCTGAGAcagaagatgatgatgaagatgattaTACTGAATATAAATTAACCGAAtctattgataatatattaataaaaatgtttaaaacaaatgaaaagaatgaGAAATCCGAATTGATAAAATTAGAAGAAGTAGATGACAGTTTAAAATTAGAATTAATGAATTATTGTAGTTTACTTAAAGATGTAGATACAAGTGGTACTTTAGATAATTATGAGATGGGTAATGAAAtggatatatttaataacttAAAGagattattaatttatcattcagaagaaaatattaatacattaaaaaataaattccgTAATGCAGCTGtatgtttaaaaaatgttGATGATTGGATTGTAAATAAGAGAGGTTTAGTATTACCTGAATTCAATTATGATTTAGAATATTTTAATgaagatttatataatgaaaaaaattctgaagaagataataataataataaagaaaagggtgttataaatgttaataagaatgtagaaaaagaaaattcttCATCACATGATAGTACCAACAATATGTTTTGtaataaagaatattgtAATAGATTAAAAGATGAAAACAATTGTATATCTAAACTTGAAGTTGAAGATCAAGGTAATTGTGATACTGCATGGATTTTTGCTTCAAAATATCATTTAGAAACTATTAGATGTATGAAAGGATATGAACCTACTAAAATTTCTGCTTTATATGTAGCTAATTGTTATAAAGGTGAACATAAAGATAGATGTGATGAAGGTTCTAGTCCAATGGAATTCTTACAAATTATTGAAGATTATGGATTCTTACCAAAAGAATCAAATTATCCATATAATTACGTCAAAGTTGGAGAACAATGTCCAACAGTACAAGATTATTGGGTTAACTTATGGGATAATACAAAAGTTTTAACTAGCAAAAATGAACCTAATAGTTTAGATGGTAAGGGATATACTGCATATGAAAGTGAAAAGTTTCAAGATAATATGGAGgcatttattaatattataaaaactgAAGTAATGAATAAAGGTTCAGTTATTGCATATATAAAAGCTGAAAATGTTATGGGATATGAATTCAGTGGAAAGAAAGTACAAAACTTATGTGGTGATGATACAGCTGATCATGCAGTTAATATTGTTGGTTATggtaattatatgaataatgaaggagaaaaaaaatcttATTGGATTGTTAGAAACAGTTGGGGTCCATATTGGGGAGATGAAGGTTATTTTAAAGTAGATATGTATGGACCAACTCATTGTCATTTTAACTTTATTCACAGTGTTGTTATATTCAATCTTGATTTAcctatgaataataaaacaacTAAAAAAgaatcaaaaatatatgattattatttaaaagctTCTCCagatttttatcataatctttactttaaaaattttcatgttgataataaaaaattattctctGAAAAGGAAGATAATgaaaacaacaaaaaattaagtaacaactattttatttttggacAAGATACAGAAGAACAAGGAGAAGGTGGACAAGGAAACAGTGATGCATTAGGATCTGCACAAAATGTTACAAGTCAAGCCTCCGGAGAAACAGGAAAAGAAAAGAGCGATCCAAAAGCATCTGATGTAACTGTTCCAAATCAAGCTACAGGAGATAGTGGACAAGTAAACAGTGTTTCATCAGTACCTACAGAAAAAGGTTCAAAGGAAGTCTTAGGAGAAAATGGACAAGCAAAGAGTGTTCCATCAGTAACTGAACAAGAAGGTTCAAATCAAGCCTCAGAACGTGTTCATGTTTATCACgtattaaaacatataaaggATAGCAAAATAAGAATGGCTCTACGTAAATATATGGATACACTAGAAGTAGGTAATAGACACTCTTGTACAAGAGCCTATGCATTTGATCAAGATAATTATGAAAAGTGTGTTCAATTCTGTAATAAGAACTGGAGCACATGCGAAAATAAAGCTTCACCAGGACATTGTTTATCCAAATTGGAAACAAACAAAGAATGTTATTTCTGttatgtataa
- a CDS encoding serine repeat antigen 3, putative has translation MKNINIIYIYNLFHIGVLFCKNDIKCTTVVEGTQEGSQKLQNPSPTAREPGSQVDSSSASTGLSVEKQQQEPNKESAIAGNVVSQGTPANTSSQTPANPSDPTSKNPPGQTSDNSSNSPQATSTPSNPPKSVDVKSAFLKHYKGVKVTGSCNANFQLFLVPHIFINVETKENNIQLDAKFMKLTERIHFEKDKKKLKNKCDPEKKQTFKFVLYLKEDILTLKWKVDEEKPVTPPKPEENTVDIRLYKLPKLDQPITSIQVHTLAIEGNSYLMESKDYSLGNNIPEKCDAIASDCFLSGNINIEKCLKCTLKVKKAEASDECYKYVSKDEPKETKPAKPASEVKEVEAASEDYSDDKEYELSQSINNILNKMYKKQSSDEKNNKKELIKLEDADDSLQEELNKYCNSLKEVDVNGVLSNNEVGNEKDVFNNLTILLKEHMEENEHDVFEKLKNSALCLKNIDDWLKNKTGLIVPPVKNNLKDTNEKKELNNNTEVNEDMFKENEHGIVDLTKFPIDTNYLSYKHIDYSYCNNDYCNWSKDKNSCISHIGVEDQKNCALSWAFASKYHLETIKCMKGYEHTPISSLYIANCSKNENEDVCTEGSNPLKVLQMIEEKGFLPTEVDYSYEQSKVGETCPEVQNGWVNLWGNAKLLEQNIDEQNSLSTKGYTSYESETFKKDMHSFVKLIKDEIMNKGSVIAYVKADKLMGYGFNGKKVQNLCGDKTPDHAVNIIGYGNYINDEGHKKSYWIVRNSWGKYWGDKGHFKVDMYGPSDCEDNFIHSVVVFNVDLPVNEESVKKEAKIYNYYLKASPDFYHNLYFKNFDSQKVKVDEDVNKNSYVYGQEEPAASELSESSSTRASSEGSSPASAVPTVSEGSEISTESAVSEGLSESSPSPKAQAAEPGAPSPVPTAATISSDSQASSLPSETSPKAPAKEQSPLPPVSPKDNKKTDRSKEKVDIFHVLKHIKDGKIKMGLVKYDHSDALGDDHVCSRSYSSDPEKQEGCVKFCNENWGKCKDTPSPGFCLSELEKTNDCFFCYI, from the exons atgaaaaatataaatattatttatatatataatttattccaTATAGGTGtcttattttgtaaaaatgatataaaatgtaCAACAGTGGTCGAGGGTACCCAGGAAGGTTCTCAAAAACTTCAAAATCCATCCCCCACTGCACGTGAACCAGGATCTCAAGTGGATAGTTCTTCTGCATCAACAGGTTTAAGCGTAGAGAAACAACAACAAGAACCAAATAAAGAAAGTGCTATTGCTGGTAATGTTGTAAGTCAAGGAACTCCTGCTAATACGTCTAGTCAAACTCCTGCTAATCCTTCTGATCCAACTTCTAAAAATCCTCCTGGTCAAACTTCTGATAATTCTTCTAATTCACCCCAAGCTACCAGCACTCCTTCAAACCCTCCTAAATCAGTTGATGTAAAATCTGCTTTCTTAAAACACTACAAAGGAGTAAAGGTTACTGGTTCATGTAATGCAAATTTTCAATTATTCCTTGTTCcacatatattcataaatgtcgaaacaaaagaaaataacaTTCAGTTGGATGCAAAATTTATGAAATTAACTGAAAGAATACATTTTGAAAAAGACAAAAAGAAGTTAAAGAATAAGTGTGACCctgaaaaaaaacaaacatttaaatttgtattatatctTAAGGAGGATATACTAACACTTAAATGGAAAGTAGATGAAGAGAAACCTGTTACTCCAc CAAAACCTGAAGAAAATACAGTAGATATAAGATTATACAAGTTACCAAAATTAGATCAACCAATAACCTCAATACAAGTACATACTCTAGCCATAGAAGGAAATTCTTATTTAATGGAAAGTAAAGATTATAGCTTAGGAAATAATATTCCTG AAAAATGTGACGCAATAGCTTCAGATTGTTTCTTGAGtggaaatattaatatagaaaaatgtTTAAAATGTACCTTGAAAGTAAAAAAGGCAGAAGCTTCTGATGAATGTTACAAGTATGTCTCAAAAGATGAACCCAAGGAAACAAAACCAGCTAAGCCAGCAAGTGAAGTGAAGGAAGTAGAAGCTGCATCAGAAGATTATTCAGATGATAAAGAATATGAACTTTCTCAGTCCATTAATAACATATTAAACAAAATGTACAAAAAACAAAGCagtgatgaaaaaaataataaaaaggaattaattaaattagaAGATGCAGATGATAGCTTACaagaagaattaaataaatattgtaaTTCATTAAAAGAAGTAGATGTTAATGGTGTATTATCAAATAATGAAGTAGGTAATGAAAAAGACGTATTCAATAAtttaacaatattattaaaagaacatATGGAAGAAAATGAACATGATGTTTTTGAAAAACTTAAAAACTCAGcattatgtttaaaaaatatcGATGACTGGTTAAAAAATAAGACAGGATTAATTGTACCACcagtaaaaaataatttaaaagatactaatgaaaaaaaagaattaaataataatactgaAGTCAATGAAGATATgtttaaagaaaatgaacaTGGAATTGTTGATTTAACCAAATTTCCTATAGATACAAATTATTTATCTTATAAACACATAGACTATTCATATTGTAATAATGATTATTGTAACTGGTCAAAGGATAAAAATAGTTGTATATCACATATAGGTGTAGAAGATCAAAAAAATTGTGCTTTATCCTGGGCCTTTGCATCTAAATATCATTTAGAAACTATTAAATGTATGAAAGGATATGAACATACTCCaatttcttcattatatatagcaAATTGTAGTAAAAATGAAAACGAAGATGTATGTACTGAAGGTTCAAACCCATTAAAAGTTTTACAAATGATTGAAGAAAAAGGATTCTTACCAACAGAAGTAGATTATTCATATGAACAAAGTAAAGTTGGTGAAACATGCCCAGAAGTACAAAATGGATGGGTCAATTTATGGGGTAATGCAAAATTATTAGAACAAAATATTGATGAACAAAATTCTTTAAGTACTAAAGGATATACTTCATATGAAAGTGAAACATTTAAGAAAGACATGCATTCATTtgttaaattaataaaagatgAAATAATGAACAAAGGTTCAGTTATTGCTTATGTAAAAGCTGACAAATTAATGGGATATGGATTTAATGGAAAGAAAGTTCAAAACTTATGTGGTGATAAAACACCTGATCATGCAGTAAATATTATTGGTTAtggtaattatataaatgatgaaggTCACAAAAAATCCTATTGGATTGTAAGAAATAGTTGGGGTAAATATTGGGGAGACAAAGGTCACTTCAAAGTTGATATGTATGGACCATCAGATTGTGAAGATAATTTCATTCACAGTGTAGTAGTATTTAATGTTGATTTACCTGTAAATGAAGAATCTGTCAAAAAAGAagctaaaatatataactattaTTTAAAAGCTTCTCCAGATTTTTATCATAActtatatttcaaaaatttTGATTCACAAAAAGTTAAAGTTGATGaagatgtaaataaaaattcatatGTATATGGACAAGAAGAACCAGCAGCATCAGAATTATCAGAATCATCATCAACAAGAGCGTCATCAGAAGGATCATCCCCAGCATCAGCAGTACCTACAGTATCAGAAGGATCAGAAATATCAACAGAATCAGCAGTATCAGAAGGATTATCAGAATCATCCCCATCACCAAAAGCACAAGCAGCAGAACCAGGAGCACCATCACCTGTACCAACAGCAGCAACAATATCATCAGATTCACAAGCATCATCGCTACCATCAGAAACATCACCAAAGGCACCAGCAAAGGAACAATCACCATTACCACCAGTATCAccaaaagataataaaaaaactgATAGATCTAAGGAAAAAGTTGATATATTCCACGTTTTAAAACACATTAAGGATGGTAAAATAAAGATGGGCTTAGTTAAATATGACCATTCTGATGCTCTTGGTGATGATCACGTATGTTCAAGATCCTATTCTTCAGACCCAGAGAAACAAGAAGGATGTGTTAAATTTTGTAATGAAAACTGGGGAAAATGTAAAGATACACCTTCTCCAGGATTTTGTTTAAGCGAATtagaaaaaacaaatgatTGCTTTttctgttatatataa